A genomic segment from Nicotiana sylvestris chromosome 1, ASM39365v2, whole genome shotgun sequence encodes:
- the LOC104228073 gene encoding uncharacterized protein, with protein MFTSQMPEKGANIGWVMRSNNPKVQWWFKLLTMGVFLGILIVWGIDGLNVGSFQRDFVLLKVNTFKDFSFTNISLRPHSVNTHQNLNQDFSRKNLAPKVEPQQINLTENQGNAPDFSLEIVKNVSHKEPELVEVSRPRVHRWISAELEANYSSNLLTNWLAPGGEPCRESRTVDVKIPALDGRKNVELSTGDIHEFVFHALDDSGKPHCLGGDYFETDLAGETWKSRPTLKDLGNGTYQFSLQVHPDFAGDYNLTVILLFRHYEGLKFSPERFAFDKVLRVIPVKFSKSSVELPEISQCKKSDLVRDVWSGRWTRHAKNNSCPISNDGRYRCQEPNFPCQRPWCDGPLGLLESNGWVYSTHCSFKMFSSEEAWNCLNDRWIFWWGDSNHCDTVRNILNFILGVDMKAVPRRVDMNISNPRNPSQTVRFTNIFNGHPNETGNYQGLNSLVDADYRELLKGYFSGNIVPDTIIMNSGLHDGVFWSSLRHFIKGADYAASFWAEVFDGVRQRGLTPPEVIYRTTVTTGGYARRLAFNPNKMEAFNGVVLDKLRAYGLVDRVIDDFDMTYPWHYDNRCNDGVHYGRAPAKLKWRDGQIGHQYFVDLMLGHVLLNALCTR; from the coding sequence ATGTTTACTTCTCAGATGCCAGAGAAAGGTGCAAATATTGGGTGGGTTATGAGGTCAAATAACCCCAAGGTTCAATGGTGGTTTAAGCTATTAACAATGGGTGTTTTTCTTGGAATCTTGATTGTATGGGGGATTGATGGTTTGAATGTGGGTAGTTTTCAGAGAGATTTTGTTCTGTTGAAGGTGAATACCTTTAAAGATTTCAGCTTTACCAATATTTCTCTTAGACCCCATTCTGTAAATACTCACCAGAATCTGAACCAAGATTTTTCCAGAAAGAATCTGGCTCCTAAAGTTGAACCACAACAGATTAATTTGACTGAGAATCAAGGTAATGCCCCTGATTTCAGTCTTGAAATAGTGAAAAATGTGTCACATAAGGAACCAGAATTGGTAGAGGTTTCAAGGCCGAGAGTTCATAGGTGGATTTCAGCTGAATTAGAGGCAAACTATTCATCAAATCTTCTTACTAATTGGTTGGCTCCTGGAGGTGAGCCATGTAGGGAATCAAGAACCGTGGATGTAAAGATTCCAGCTTTGGATGGTCGCAAAAACGTTGAATTGTCAACTGGGGATATTCATGAGTTTGTTTTCCATGCATTGGATGATTCCGGTAAACCTCATTGTTTGGGTGGTGATTATTTTGAGACTGATCTTGCTGGTGAAACATGGAAGTCTAGGCCTACCCTTAAAGATTTAGGCAATGGTACTTACCAGTTTTCCCTGCAAGTCCATCCTGATTTTGCTGGGGATTACAATCTTACGGTTATTCTACTATTTCGACATTACGAAGGCTTGAAGTTTTCGCCTGAAAGATTTGCATTTGACAAGGTGCTCCGCGTGATCCCAGTCAAATTCTCCAAATCCTCTGTCGAATTACCTGAAATATCTCAATGCAAGAAGTCAGATCTTGTTAGAGATGTGTGGTCTGGTCGATGGACTCGTCATGCTAAGAATAATAGCTGCCCAATTAGCAATGACGGGCGATATAGATGTCAAGAACCAAATTTCCCATGCCAAAGACCATGGTGTGATGGACCATTGGGGTTGTTGGAGAGCAATGGTTGGGTATATTCAACACATTGTTCATTCAAGATGTTCTCAAGTGAAGAAGCCTGGAATTGTTTGAATGATCGCTGGATTTTCTGGTGGGGTGATTCAAATCACTGTGACACAGTGAGAAACATCCTTAATTTCATTTTAGGTGTTGATATGAAGGCTGTCCCAAGAAGAGTTGATATGAACATCAGCAACCCGAGGAATCCATCACAAACAGTTCGATTTACCAACATTTTCAATGGACATCCTAACGAGACAGGCAATTATCAAGGCTTGAATTCGTTGGTGGATGCTGACTATAGAGAACTTTTGAAAGGGTACTTTTCTGGAAATATTGTTCCAGACACTATAATCATGAATTCAGGCTTACACGATGGAGTTTTTTGGTCTAGCCTTAGGCATTTCATTAAAGGCGCCGACTATGCTGCATCATTCTGGGCTGAGGTATTTGATGGGGTGAGGCAGAGAGGGTTGACACCACCAGAAGTAATATATAGGACCACAGTCACCACAGGCGGATACGCTAGAAGATTGGCATTCAATCCAAATAAAATGGAGGCCTTCAATGGGGTAGTCTTGGATAAGTTGAGGGCATATGGTTTAGTTGATCGCGTCATTGATGATTTCGACATGACTTATCCTTGGCACTATGATAACCGATGCAATGACGGGGTGCATTATGGCCGTGCTCCTGCCAAGCTGAAATGGAGGGATGGCCAGATTGGACACCAGTACTTTGTGGATCTTATGCTTGGTCATGTACTGCTCAATGCATTATGTACAAGATAA